The Corallococcus exiguus genome includes a window with the following:
- a CDS encoding PhnD/SsuA/transferrin family substrate-binding protein, translated as MTASNAPIRCLLYPSLGEVREHVRVELFARALSERMGRPVVMSMSPTYEHLEAELASGRVEMAWGTAEQCNAFEPQARAVLRAVRSGSCYYHAAFICRADEPLTLETLAGKRVAWVAPRSTGGHLLPVRHLESLGLRPDTLFSEQRFLGTYRKALDAVLRGESDLCALFCNHKDAHAMRATLTTYLGADAPRLTPFLFTIPTLADGLILTKRMPEADAQALISVLTRMNTDGAGLEMLMGPFRVETFVRSPGLDAPASGPRPTGVAEYVAGELDAEGRCLRLWSPSGRAFGRDMRGGEGRMLEEVLGTAASKPLMSLLQAVLQGGSDGRLEYRLTVNGDERVYAAEITPCEPSPGDTGVRLGLLVRDVSGLRALEDPLYRLASFPLLHPEPLLELGMDGELRYANPATHAAFQDLVEMGAEHPLVKAAVIWAWRGAPPGEPAPTVHLDGRYWELTVAQLWDPPGLRVFARDVTLRKQMEARLFQADRLSALGSLAAAVGHEMNNPLAFVLANLSFIREEMDRLKQPLLDGKAVPREDLEDMLDALSETVEGATRLKHIVQDLRTLSRKPPEHRARVAVQPVLENALKLLRGELQHRARLERDFHDMPTVDADEARLTQLFLNLLLNGLQQMDTQDAANNVLRVAAYTSEDGEVVVEVQDSGKGLSQDALAHIFEPFATARPNSTGLGLSVSHTIVTGLGGTLRAESREGRGTLLTVTLPAAVPVAEGLRAC; from the coding sequence GTGACCGCATCGAACGCGCCCATCCGTTGCCTGCTCTATCCGTCCCTCGGCGAGGTACGGGAGCACGTGCGCGTGGAGCTGTTCGCGCGGGCGCTGTCGGAGCGGATGGGCCGCCCGGTGGTGATGTCCATGTCGCCCACCTACGAGCACCTGGAGGCGGAGCTCGCTTCAGGCCGGGTGGAGATGGCCTGGGGCACCGCCGAGCAGTGCAACGCCTTCGAGCCGCAGGCGCGCGCGGTGCTGCGCGCGGTGCGCTCCGGCAGCTGCTACTACCACGCGGCCTTCATCTGCCGCGCGGACGAGCCGCTGACGCTGGAGACGCTGGCGGGCAAGCGCGTGGCGTGGGTGGCGCCGCGCTCCACCGGCGGGCACCTGTTGCCGGTGCGCCACCTGGAGTCGCTGGGCCTGCGCCCGGACACGCTCTTCTCCGAGCAGCGCTTCCTGGGCACCTACCGCAAGGCGCTGGACGCGGTGCTGCGCGGCGAGTCGGACCTGTGCGCGCTCTTCTGCAACCACAAGGACGCGCACGCGATGCGCGCCACGCTGACGACGTACCTGGGCGCGGACGCACCGCGGCTCACGCCGTTCCTGTTCACCATCCCCACGCTCGCCGACGGCCTCATCCTCACGAAGAGGATGCCGGAGGCGGACGCGCAGGCGCTCATCTCCGTCCTCACCCGGATGAACACCGACGGCGCGGGCCTGGAGATGCTCATGGGCCCCTTCCGGGTGGAGACCTTCGTTCGGTCTCCCGGCCTGGATGCGCCCGCGTCCGGCCCGCGTCCCACGGGGGTCGCCGAGTACGTGGCCGGAGAGCTGGACGCGGAAGGCCGGTGCCTGCGGCTGTGGTCCCCGTCCGGCCGTGCCTTCGGCCGCGACATGCGCGGCGGGGAGGGGCGCATGTTGGAGGAGGTCCTGGGCACCGCCGCGAGCAAGCCCCTCATGTCCCTGCTCCAGGCCGTCCTCCAGGGCGGCTCCGACGGCCGGCTGGAGTACCGGCTCACCGTGAACGGCGACGAGCGCGTCTACGCGGCGGAAATCACGCCCTGCGAGCCCTCGCCCGGGGACACGGGCGTGCGGCTGGGCCTGCTGGTGCGCGACGTCAGCGGCCTGCGCGCGCTGGAGGATCCGCTGTACCGGCTGGCGTCGTTCCCGCTGCTGCACCCTGAGCCGTTGCTGGAGCTGGGCATGGACGGGGAGCTGCGGTACGCGAACCCCGCCACCCACGCGGCGTTCCAGGACCTGGTGGAGATGGGCGCCGAGCACCCGCTGGTGAAGGCGGCGGTCATCTGGGCGTGGCGGGGCGCGCCCCCGGGAGAGCCCGCGCCCACGGTGCACCTGGACGGGCGCTACTGGGAGCTCACGGTCGCGCAGCTGTGGGACCCGCCGGGCCTGCGCGTGTTCGCGCGCGACGTGACGCTGCGCAAGCAGATGGAGGCGCGGCTGTTCCAGGCGGACCGGCTGTCCGCGCTGGGCTCGCTCGCGGCGGCGGTGGGCCATGAGATGAACAACCCGCTGGCCTTCGTGCTGGCGAACCTGTCGTTCATCCGCGAGGAGATGGACCGCCTGAAGCAGCCGCTGCTGGACGGCAAGGCCGTGCCGCGCGAGGACCTGGAGGACATGCTGGATGCGCTGAGCGAGACGGTGGAGGGCGCCACCCGGCTCAAGCACATCGTGCAGGACCTGCGCACGCTGTCGCGCAAGCCGCCGGAGCACCGCGCCCGCGTGGCCGTGCAGCCGGTGCTGGAGAACGCGCTCAAGCTGCTGCGCGGCGAACTGCAGCACCGCGCGCGGCTGGAGCGGGACTTCCACGACATGCCCACGGTGGACGCGGACGAGGCGCGCCTCACCCAGCTCTTCCTCAACCTGCTGCTCAACGGCCTGCAGCAGATGGACACCCAGGACGCCGCGAACAACGTGCTGCGCGTGGCGGCCTACACCAGCGAGGACGGCGAGGTGGTGGTGGAGGTGCAGGACTCCGGCAAGGGCCTGTCCCAGGACGCGCTCGCGCACATCTTCGAGCCCTTCGCCACCGCGCGCCCCAACAGCACCGGCCTGGGCCTGTCCGTGAGCCACACCATCGTCACCGGCCTGGGCGGCACGCTGCGCGCGGAGAGCCGCGAGGGCCGCGGCACGCTGCTCACCGTCACGCTGCCGGCGGCGGTGCCCGTGGCCGAGGGCCTGCGCGCCTGCTAG
- a CDS encoding YiiX/YebB-like N1pC/P60 family cysteine hydrolase has protein sequence MRWIVRGMWLLALVLVGATWLVGRGTQAAPREAEGVAAKVRTGDVVFQTSESRQSKAIQVATHSPLSHVGLVEVTPDGTFVVEAVQPVKRTPFAKWKARGVKGRLLVMRPQGVDDAAKARAVEEAKRHLGKPYDALFGWGDEAMYCSELVRKAYATGAGVEYGKMERLGDLDVAGLQREIAERYRGPVPVDLELVTPASLAADARLAVVYSNFPRAP, from the coding sequence ATGCGCTGGATCGTCAGGGGGATGTGGCTGCTGGCCCTCGTGCTGGTGGGGGCGACGTGGCTGGTGGGCCGCGGGACGCAGGCGGCGCCGCGCGAGGCGGAGGGCGTGGCGGCGAAGGTGCGGACCGGGGACGTGGTGTTCCAGACGTCGGAATCACGCCAGTCGAAGGCCATCCAGGTGGCCACGCACAGCCCGCTGTCGCACGTGGGGCTGGTGGAGGTGACGCCGGACGGGACGTTCGTGGTGGAGGCCGTGCAGCCGGTGAAGCGCACACCGTTCGCGAAGTGGAAGGCGCGCGGGGTGAAGGGGCGGCTCCTGGTGATGCGGCCGCAGGGGGTGGATGACGCGGCGAAGGCGCGAGCGGTGGAGGAGGCGAAGCGGCACCTGGGCAAGCCGTACGACGCGCTCTTCGGTTGGGGAGACGAGGCGATGTACTGCTCGGAGCTGGTGCGCAAGGCGTACGCGACGGGCGCGGGCGTGGAGTACGGGAAGATGGAGCGACTGGGCGACCTGGACGTCGCGGGGCTGCAGCGTGAAATCGCGGAGCGCTACCGCGGTCCGGTGCCGGTGGACCTGGAGCTGGTGACGCCCGCGAGCCTGGCGGCGGATGCCCGGCTCGCGGTCGTGTATTCGAACTTCCCGCGGGCGCCTTAG
- a CDS encoding WD40/YVTN/BNR-like repeat-containing protein: MMSWVGALLTTVVAAGGVPMVPAGGGNALTLPAHRHAVRIETGNGHAPTWLLAIQQQGAEGEGLNLFRSEDGFQGFSKLAEIQPDASHHDRAELVAVGRDVAMVYAYEGPSLAASSRHDVYFQWWRYDAAQDTWTPEPAVRVFNADSATAYSRALLARDSKGRLWVQAFRLESDGGSTAVVAVSTDGGTSFQKQPDLGRTRKRGGGRLLSVGSKLVFFWAMHDGFEPTRLRVRDAADPLDTWGPQRDAFSDGIYHGAALSAVEDGEGGIHLVYKDETERLYYRRFDGTSFGSRILVEGTPDWALQPAVTRIGDALYVFYNHFQTATDYEIRVRVLRNGVFSDPVTLDSRTSFKGYLSTLDVLPDSVTEVPCFYGDAVDANSSGRVMRVALARQPEGGGGSGQDGGTPDGGAGTPDGGGSSDGGSGTTDGGVDAGTPDAGSGTDAGVDAGTPPVDGGVQGPVTLEPVFTNTTHEVLAMDGAGTVYALALDGSRSKLWASTDGGRTFSARGQGVGGASFWVMAALKDGTLLAQMSRGGSYHLERSTDGGRTWADVASLGSYRAMSPASFAELGSTVFFLEYQTFTSGNTPLRLWASTDGGATWATRATFQDHRHGTALYADATRTVLWATFGSSSAQAAVVRSTDGGRTWTKVMGGYAANAVTGTVLPGGELLLGQSTLYEPEHPKLLRVYASGRVDALMTLPGPAYSVDALTGGGFVLGTARADVGDVQPASDLYARLFTSTDGVTWTEARRYERATSGVLARAEVWGVLPGGDLVVRAENLRGFGTGGKGFQVLRVKR; this comes from the coding sequence ATGATGTCCTGGGTGGGGGCCCTGCTGACCACGGTGGTGGCGGCGGGAGGAGTGCCCATGGTGCCGGCCGGCGGGGGCAATGCCCTGACGCTGCCGGCGCATCGGCACGCGGTGCGGATTGAAACAGGCAATGGGCATGCGCCCACGTGGCTCCTGGCCATCCAGCAGCAGGGGGCGGAGGGCGAGGGGCTGAACCTGTTCCGTTCCGAGGACGGGTTCCAGGGCTTCTCCAAGCTGGCGGAAATCCAGCCGGATGCGTCGCACCACGACCGGGCGGAGCTGGTCGCGGTGGGGCGCGACGTGGCGATGGTCTACGCGTACGAAGGCCCCTCACTGGCGGCGTCGTCGCGGCACGACGTGTACTTCCAGTGGTGGCGCTACGACGCGGCGCAGGACACCTGGACGCCGGAGCCGGCGGTGCGGGTGTTCAACGCGGACAGTGCGACGGCGTATTCGCGGGCGCTGCTGGCGCGGGACTCCAAGGGGCGGCTGTGGGTGCAGGCGTTCCGGCTGGAGTCGGACGGCGGCTCCACGGCGGTGGTGGCGGTGTCCACGGACGGGGGCACAAGCTTCCAGAAGCAGCCGGACCTGGGGCGCACGCGGAAGCGGGGCGGGGGACGGCTGCTCAGCGTGGGGTCCAAGCTCGTCTTCTTCTGGGCCATGCACGACGGCTTCGAGCCCACGCGGCTGCGGGTGCGTGACGCGGCGGATCCGCTGGACACGTGGGGGCCGCAGCGGGACGCGTTCTCCGACGGCATCTACCACGGCGCGGCGTTGAGCGCGGTGGAGGACGGCGAGGGCGGCATCCACCTGGTCTACAAGGACGAGACGGAGCGGCTGTACTACCGGCGCTTCGACGGGACGTCGTTCGGTTCGCGCATCCTGGTGGAGGGGACGCCGGACTGGGCGTTGCAGCCCGCGGTGACGCGCATCGGGGACGCGCTGTATGTCTTCTACAATCACTTCCAGACGGCGACGGATTACGAGATCCGCGTGCGGGTGCTGCGCAACGGCGTGTTCAGCGACCCGGTGACGCTGGATTCGCGCACGAGCTTCAAGGGCTACCTGAGCACCCTGGACGTGCTGCCGGACAGCGTCACGGAGGTGCCGTGCTTCTACGGCGACGCGGTGGACGCGAACTCCAGCGGCCGGGTGATGCGCGTGGCGCTGGCACGTCAGCCGGAAGGAGGCGGCGGTTCCGGTCAGGACGGCGGGACGCCGGATGGCGGCGCGGGGACACCGGATGGCGGTGGTTCGAGCGACGGAGGCTCGGGCACCACGGATGGCGGCGTGGATGCGGGGACGCCGGATGCCGGCTCGGGCACGGATGCCGGTGTCGATGCGGGGACGCCGCCGGTGGATGGCGGCGTCCAGGGACCGGTGACGCTGGAGCCGGTGTTCACGAACACGACGCACGAGGTGCTGGCCATGGACGGCGCGGGCACGGTGTACGCGCTGGCGCTGGACGGAAGCCGTTCGAAGTTGTGGGCGAGCACGGACGGCGGGCGCACCTTCAGCGCGAGAGGGCAGGGCGTGGGCGGTGCGTCGTTCTGGGTGATGGCGGCGCTCAAGGACGGGACGCTGCTGGCGCAGATGAGCCGCGGTGGCAGCTACCACCTGGAGCGCTCCACGGATGGCGGGCGCACGTGGGCGGACGTGGCCTCGCTGGGGAGCTACCGCGCGATGTCGCCCGCGAGCTTCGCGGAGCTGGGCAGCACGGTGTTCTTCCTGGAGTACCAGACGTTCACCTCCGGGAACACGCCGCTGCGGCTGTGGGCGAGCACGGACGGCGGAGCGACGTGGGCCACGCGAGCGACGTTCCAGGACCACCGGCACGGCACGGCGCTGTACGCGGACGCGACGCGCACCGTGCTGTGGGCCACGTTCGGGAGCAGCAGCGCGCAGGCGGCGGTGGTGCGCTCGACGGACGGCGGGCGCACCTGGACGAAGGTGATGGGTGGCTACGCTGCCAACGCGGTGACGGGGACGGTGCTGCCGGGAGGTGAGCTGCTGCTGGGGCAGTCCACGCTCTATGAGCCGGAGCACCCGAAGCTCTTGCGCGTGTACGCGAGCGGAAGAGTGGACGCGCTGATGACGCTGCCGGGGCCGGCGTACTCGGTGGATGCGCTGACGGGAGGCGGCTTCGTGCTGGGAACGGCGAGGGCGGACGTGGGCGACGTGCAGCCCGCGTCGGACCTCTACGCGCGGCTCTTCACCAGCACGGACGGCGTGACGTGGACGGAGGCCCGGAGATACGAGCGGGCCACCAGCGGCGTCCTGGCCCGCGCGGAGGTCTGGGGCGTGCTGCCCGGCGGCGACCTGGTGGTGCGGGCGGAGAACCTGAGGGGCTTCGGAACCGGAGGGAAGGGGTTCCAGGTCCTGCGCGTGAAGCGCTAA